ATCCATTAATGTGGTGTGAGTCTTAGGGGAATCTTTTGTATTAAGATAGTCAGGTTTAGCTGGATTTACCAAAATCTATGAGTCTGGGAGGTAAATAAATTCTTGCAGTATCCTGGAGAGTGGAAAAACAAGATTTTAAGacagaattaattatttttaacctACACCCAGCAGAATCACCAATATTTTCCAGGCTTACAGATTGGACATGAATGAGTCTCGTCACTCAGTGGCTTTCAGTTCATCTCCTCCTGTTCTTTTTCCAGTGATCAGCAGGAAGGAGACGAGCAAAATGCTGTCAATGGGAAGAAGAGATCCCACCTGGGGAAGCAAACAGCCCGTGAGTcccacaaaaggaaaaaaaccaagaagtcccacaaaaagaaacaaaaaaagcgCTCACacaaaaagaggaagaaaaagaaaaaggagcagGAGAGAACTTCCACAGATTCCTCCCGGGGGGAGAGCGAGGGCTCAGGAGAGGAGACTCCAAGCAGCCGGAAAGGAAAACACAAGCGCAAGAAAAAGCCCAGGAAAGTGCCTGCCAAGGAACCTACCTCTTCTTCTGGGCAGGAGAGTGACTTTTGCCATgcaagcagctccagcaccagcagctctgaggaCACTGAATCCGAGGGCAAAAAGGAGAAACGGCCCccaaggaagagaaagaagcgCCACAACTCCGTGCCCGAGAGGCCGAGTGAGgtgccggagaagaggagcaaGAGGAAGAACTGGAAGGTGGCGGGGGATGAGAAATCTGAGGACAGCTCTGATGAGGACTGAGGGGTCTGggtgcagctcagagcaggaggGGAGGACAGAGGGAGGCATTTGTCACTCAGCACTGCCCCACTGCTCCAACACTGGTTTACACACACGCTGCCAGCCCACAGGGAGCAACGAGCCTGGGCAGCCTCGGACTCGccaggcagcactgcaggacaGCACCTACCTGGCCCACAGGTGGGCTCGAGCTGCCAGCTTGGCTGTGAtcaggttggtttttttcttaaattatgtTTGGACAGATTGCTCTTTTGACTCACCAAAACAATGGCCAGTAGGAGAGAGGACAGGCTGATAAATCAAGCTGGTAATAGAGGCAATGTCACTGTAACCCCCACAGTAGTTTTGTCTTCCCGTCCTCCACCAAAAGCAGAGGTGTGGGGGCATGCACAGCGTCAGCTGGACACGGAGGGGAGCTGAGGGAGTATTCCCATTCCAGCTGAAGGGGCAGTGACTTCTCTAATGGTGAAAAAAGCCACCAGTTCATTTGCTTGGTTTAGACTCCTGTCCTGAGCCTGCTGTGGGCTGGCCACCGTGTCTACCTTCCTTCCTTGTCTATGGGGATGCTGAAACCATTTGTGCTGACAGAGAGGCCTTGGTGGGTGTTGTGTCCtgtctctgctctgcccagTGTG
The Anomalospiza imberbis isolate Cuckoo-Finch-1a 21T00152 chromosome 24, ASM3175350v1, whole genome shotgun sequence DNA segment above includes these coding regions:
- the NKAPD1 gene encoding uncharacterized protein NKAPD1 isoform X2, translated to MSRVPVGKVLLRNVIRHTGAHNKLQEETEMWKIREWEKQTEETYWKRQSRMLSDTSSRMRSDGFDEEGHRADWKSRNPQLLDLVEDDLLRARSWNKKLYECEANMPDRWGHSGYKELYPEEFDTDSDQQEGDEQNAVNGKKRSHLGKQTARESHKRKKTKKSHKKKQKKRSHKKRKKKKKEQERTSTDSSRGESEGSGEETPSSRKGKHKRKKKPRKVPAKEPTSSSGQESDFCHASSSSTSSSEDTESEGKKEKRPPRKRKKRHNSVPERPSEVPEKRSKRKNWKVAGDEKSEDSSDED
- the NKAPD1 gene encoding uncharacterized protein NKAPD1 isoform X1, with translation MSRVPVGKVLLRNVIRHTGAHNKLQEETEMWKIREWEKQTEETYWKRQSRMLSDTSSSRMRSDGFDEEGHRADWKSRNPQLLDLVEDDLLRARSWNKKLYECEANMPDRWGHSGYKELYPEEFDTDSDQQEGDEQNAVNGKKRSHLGKQTARESHKRKKTKKSHKKKQKKRSHKKRKKKKKEQERTSTDSSRGESEGSGEETPSSRKGKHKRKKKPRKVPAKEPTSSSGQESDFCHASSSSTSSSEDTESEGKKEKRPPRKRKKRHNSVPERPSEVPEKRSKRKNWKVAGDEKSEDSSDED